One Cardinium endosymbiont cEper1 of Encarsia pergandiella genomic region harbors:
- a CDS encoding RNA methyltransferase, which produces MYPTLSKNKATFIRQLGVKKHRLAQAAFVLEGKKGIEALLSSDYTIKCIVGTSSFFFENKNIVATFPSTMEAFEAPKELLSRLGSLVHNYQVLAVAAIPKPTEPHLPLMGVTLALDGIQDPGNLGTIIRIADWYGIRTILCAQTTVDLYNPKVLQASMGSFLKVDLHYVDLPGYLQNLNLPIVGAMLKGKRVGDFAFPDHGILVIGNESHGIQPAIQAVVTDAVCIPRYGTANSLNAAVATAVLCDHWKAALC; this is translated from the coding sequence ATGTATCCTACCTTAAGTAAAAACAAAGCTACATTTATCCGTCAGCTGGGGGTTAAAAAGCATCGTCTAGCGCAAGCTGCTTTTGTCTTAGAGGGTAAAAAAGGTATCGAGGCCTTGCTTTCTTCTGATTATACCATAAAATGTATCGTGGGTACCTCTTCTTTTTTTTTCGAAAATAAAAATATTGTTGCAACCTTTCCTAGCACGATGGAAGCATTTGAGGCGCCGAAGGAGCTCCTTTCTAGGTTGGGGTCTTTGGTCCATAACTATCAAGTACTGGCTGTGGCGGCTATACCGAAACCTACTGAACCTCATTTACCATTGATGGGTGTAACCCTTGCATTGGATGGCATACAAGATCCTGGAAATTTAGGGACGATCATCCGTATAGCAGATTGGTATGGCATACGAACCATACTTTGTGCGCAAACAACTGTGGATCTATATAACCCAAAGGTACTCCAAGCCAGCATGGGCTCTTTTCTAAAGGTGGACCTACATTATGTAGATTTGCCAGGCTATTTACAAAATCTAAACCTACCTATTGTAGGGGCTATGCTAAAGGGCAAACGGGTAGGCGATTTTGCCTTTCCAGACCATGGAATATTAGTCATTGGGAACGAATCCCATGGGATTCAGCCTGCCATACAAGCAGTGGTTACAGATGCTGTTTGTATTCCTAGGTATGGCACTGCCAATTCTTTGAATGCAGCTGTAGCCACAGCTGTTTTATGTGACCATTGGAAAGCAGCTCTTTGCTAA
- a CDS encoding CCA tRNA nucleotidyltransferase — MDSLKINNCIVSLDRIVDHPVLRQIGEMADALSLETYVVGGFVRDLFLGRVAKDIDIVCVGDSIVLAQAVAQYKDVPVTFFKRFGTAMLQWDEWALEFISARKESYVLTSRHPNVSTGTLADDQMRRDFTINTMAASLNKGDYGRLVDPFNGQSDLMHGLIRTPSNPYQTFSDDPLRIMRAIRFSTQLHFTIVPETWLAMTTVQDRLAIVAQERISEELHKIIMTDRPSYGFKLLFDANLLSVVLPELHNLAGKEQIGCHSHKDNFFHTLEVLDNISHHSSKLWLRWAAVLHDIAKPLTKRFDPIHGFSFHGHEEQGARMLPKIFKRMRFPITKEVLGYVQKLVRLHLRPIALAREVTDGAIRRLLYEVGDHLEDLFLLCRADITSKNEDKVQQYLANFDRVQQRVWEVEARDKIRNFQPVITGQIIIQTFGLKPSPQIGLIKNAIKEAILEGTIKNRYQEALDYMLMLGKQYGLSQLI; from the coding sequence TTGGACAGTCTAAAAATTAACAACTGTATCGTTTCCTTGGATAGAATCGTGGATCATCCTGTGTTGCGTCAAATCGGGGAGATGGCTGATGCCCTTTCATTGGAAACCTATGTAGTGGGAGGATTTGTACGTGATTTGTTTTTAGGCCGTGTTGCCAAAGATATTGATATTGTATGCGTAGGAGATAGTATTGTACTCGCACAAGCTGTAGCACAATACAAAGATGTTCCAGTTACGTTTTTTAAACGTTTTGGTACCGCTATGTTGCAATGGGATGAGTGGGCATTAGAGTTTATAAGCGCCAGAAAAGAATCCTATGTGCTGACCTCTCGTCATCCAAATGTATCAACAGGAACACTTGCTGATGATCAAATGCGTCGAGACTTTACCATTAATACAATGGCTGCCTCTTTAAACAAAGGAGATTATGGACGATTGGTAGATCCATTCAACGGCCAGAGCGATTTGATGCATGGTTTGATTAGAACCCCTTCTAATCCCTATCAAACCTTTTCAGATGACCCATTGCGGATCATGCGTGCTATACGTTTTTCGACTCAGCTTCATTTTACCATAGTACCAGAAACATGGTTGGCCATGACAACTGTTCAGGATCGATTGGCTATTGTAGCTCAGGAGCGTATCTCAGAGGAGCTTCATAAAATAATCATGACTGATCGGCCTTCTTATGGGTTTAAACTTTTATTTGATGCCAATCTATTATCCGTTGTACTACCAGAATTACACAACCTTGCAGGGAAAGAACAAATTGGATGCCATTCTCATAAAGACAATTTTTTCCATACCCTTGAAGTTTTGGACAATATATCCCACCATTCTAGTAAATTATGGCTTCGTTGGGCAGCTGTTTTGCATGATATCGCTAAACCATTGACGAAAAGATTTGATCCCATACATGGGTTTTCTTTTCATGGCCACGAAGAACAGGGTGCTAGAATGTTGCCTAAGATTTTTAAAAGAATGCGCTTCCCTATCACTAAAGAAGTATTGGGCTATGTACAAAAATTGGTTAGGTTGCATTTACGTCCTATAGCCTTGGCCCGTGAGGTCACAGATGGCGCAATACGGCGTCTTTTGTATGAAGTTGGTGATCATTTAGAAGATTTATTTTTGTTGTGTAGAGCTGATATAACTTCTAAAAACGAGGACAAAGTGCAACAATATTTGGCCAACTTTGATAGGGTACAGCAGCGCGTCTGGGAAGTAGAAGCGCGTGATAAAATTAGAAATTTTCAACCTGTTATTACGGGTCAAATTATTATCCAAACATTTGGATTAAAACCATCTCCTCAAATAGGCCTTATTAAGAACGCAATTAAGGAGGCTATATTAGAAGGTACAATTAAAAATAGATACCAAGAAGCATTGGATTATATGTTAATGCTTGGTAAGCAGTATGGGCTATCCCAACTGATTTGA
- a CDS encoding lipase family alpha/beta hydrolase: MRYIIGMRKALISIGRSSCVVSLALAVGCSSKNCVRKHSKDKVPLPLNPQTLLTSKASLDKTDAITATLYCSNNPNPYPKKVKKLKRVPKVEESKQAIVLLHGLHRLSYDFATMQAVLKEKFPHASILASTSLNKDPNKKGILNSFESPTTLLPISEQADSVYKEIKAMLPGRHIVIIGHSQGGLRGFVLVKEYRCRLKQEGIDINHLITIGTPWKGAPVMDHIKNINGFQQEFKKIEPTLDKIQKNYGKDVIKYFFKFKPELAQKWPNLYSIAVTYFMNKVCPGAAILEPESNFICGYVAKNLQQVDIPITAIAGVLTDFSNLFHPFSSSISAEALNKLNATYARLIGGNETSEHDMLLPVDTQHAEGFTKSNFKCITVYGACHGNKVGRTVKEGIAELNNRKVIQKVVESIEATFYENKEQISMENPELCSPAA, from the coding sequence ATGCGCTATATCATAGGGATGCGTAAGGCCCTTATTTCCATTGGTCGATCTAGTTGCGTGGTTTCTTTAGCGCTAGCTGTTGGTTGTAGCAGTAAAAATTGTGTACGCAAACATAGCAAAGATAAAGTACCACTTCCACTAAATCCCCAAACACTATTGACGTCAAAAGCTTCATTAGACAAAACTGATGCCATTACAGCAACCTTGTATTGCTCAAATAATCCTAATCCGTATCCAAAAAAAGTAAAGAAATTGAAACGAGTCCCTAAAGTAGAAGAGAGCAAACAAGCTATTGTATTGTTGCATGGGTTGCATAGGCTGTCTTATGATTTTGCTACTATGCAGGCAGTTTTAAAAGAAAAATTTCCACATGCTAGTATACTGGCCTCAACAAGTCTGAATAAAGATCCTAATAAAAAAGGGATACTAAATTCTTTTGAGTCCCCTACTACCTTACTTCCTATAAGCGAGCAAGCTGACTCAGTATATAAAGAAATAAAAGCAATGCTTCCTGGTAGGCATATCGTAATTATCGGCCATAGCCAAGGGGGATTGCGGGGATTTGTTCTGGTTAAAGAATACCGCTGTCGTTTAAAGCAGGAAGGTATCGATATTAATCATTTAATCACTATAGGCACACCATGGAAAGGCGCGCCCGTAATGGACCACATAAAAAATATCAACGGGTTTCAGCAAGAATTTAAAAAAATAGAACCTACTTTAGATAAAATACAAAAAAATTATGGAAAAGATGTAATCAAATATTTTTTTAAATTTAAACCCGAATTAGCTCAAAAATGGCCTAATTTGTACAGCATAGCAGTCACATATTTTATGAATAAAGTATGCCCTGGCGCTGCCATATTAGAACCAGAGAGTAATTTTATATGTGGTTATGTTGCTAAAAATCTCCAACAAGTTGATATTCCTATTACCGCTATTGCAGGTGTTTTAACTGATTTTTCCAATCTTTTTCATCCGTTTTCATCCTCTATTAGCGCTGAGGCATTGAATAAACTGAATGCTACCTATGCACGTTTGATTGGTGGCAATGAAACGTCTGAGCATGATATGTTGCTTCCTGTTGATACACAACATGCAGAAGGATTTACTAAATCAAATTTTAAATGTATAACCGTATACGGTGCCTGTCATGGTAATAAAGTAGGTCGTACAGTAAAAGAAGGCATTGCCGAGCTCAATAATAGGAAGGTTATACAAAAGGTAGTGGAGTCTATAGAAGCTACTTTTTACGAAAACAAAGAACAGATATCTATGGAAAATCCAGAACTATGTTCTCCTGCTGCTTAG